A window of Candidatus Krumholzibacteriia bacterium contains these coding sequences:
- a CDS encoding ABC transporter ATP-binding protein gives MSAVLSAERLCVRHLRAERDAVRDASLQIGSGEVIALVGPNGSGKSTLLAALAGAIGPRAGRVRLHGRDLRHYGARERARRLARLPQEPRCPDGLTVLELVATGRYAHRSRWARGGDPDRRAIEDALEALHLHDHRNREVQRLSGGERRRAWIAMILAQEAPIVLLDEPTAALDLRFQLETLDHLVRLNRERGVTLVVVVHDVEHAARLADRVVVMRSGRVYEIGTPAQCIREETLQDVFGVRATVRDEGGLRVRVEGAADPIRHM, from the coding sequence ATGAGTGCGGTGTTGTCGGCCGAGCGTCTGTGCGTGCGTCACCTGCGGGCCGAGCGGGACGCGGTGCGCGACGCGTCGCTGCAGATCGGATCGGGTGAGGTGATCGCGCTGGTCGGACCGAACGGTTCCGGGAAGTCCACCCTGCTCGCCGCTCTCGCCGGTGCGATCGGACCGCGCGCGGGGCGGGTACGGCTGCACGGCCGGGACCTCCGCCACTACGGGGCCCGCGAGCGCGCACGGCGCCTGGCGCGGCTGCCCCAGGAGCCGCGGTGTCCCGACGGACTGACCGTGCTGGAACTGGTCGCGACGGGTCGGTACGCGCACCGGTCGCGGTGGGCCCGGGGCGGTGATCCCGATCGCCGCGCCATCGAGGACGCGCTGGAAGCACTGCATCTGCACGACCACCGCAACCGCGAGGTGCAGCGATTGTCGGGCGGGGAACGACGGAGGGCCTGGATCGCCATGATCCTGGCGCAGGAGGCACCGATCGTCCTGCTCGACGAACCCACCGCCGCGCTCGACCTCCGTTTCCAGCTCGAGACCCTCGACCACCTCGTGCGTCTGAACCGCGAGCGCGGCGTGACCCTGGTCGTCGTCGTGCACGACGTCGAACACGCCGCCCGTCTGGCCGACCGGGTGGTGGTGATGCGCTCCGGGCGCGTGTACGAGATCGGCACCCCGGCCCAGTGCATCCGTGAAGAAACGCTCCAGGACGTCTTCGGCGTTCGGGCCACCGTCCGCGACGAGGGTGGTCTGCGCGTGCGCGTCGAGGGCGCCGCCGACCCCATCCGCCACATGTAG
- a CDS encoding iron ABC transporter permease — translation MGFRLRLASERPLFWVLVLSLASAVVAILSLSTGAVQLPWRELWSTLVDREHPLHGLITDVRLPRLVAAALVGAALAASGALMQTAVRNALADPALLGVSAGAGIGALIAILFFPATPLLVPGFAFLGAFAGVGSVLAASMLGGMLGSPLRIILSGVALQAIFFSVISLLVFFFAERAPAFVAFTVGSLASAGWYEVQLALGPTLAGLVLAGLMVRWLDVLLLDDDSAWSVGLPVARVRLAVCAVAALLAASAVTIAGLVGFVGLVVPNAFRIVIGPHHGRLLPLAVLGGAFLMMTVDLSARTLVAPLELPVGSLLAFLGGPTLLYLLWKHLA, via the coding sequence GTGGGATTCCGGCTGCGGCTGGCGTCCGAGCGGCCGCTGTTCTGGGTGCTGGTGCTCTCGCTGGCATCGGCGGTGGTCGCGATCCTGTCGCTCTCGACGGGAGCGGTGCAGCTACCGTGGCGCGAGTTGTGGTCGACCCTGGTCGATCGCGAGCATCCCCTGCACGGCCTGATCACCGACGTGCGGCTGCCGCGCCTGGTGGCGGCGGCACTCGTGGGCGCCGCGCTGGCCGCGAGCGGAGCACTCATGCAGACCGCGGTCCGCAACGCGCTGGCCGACCCCGCGCTGCTGGGAGTGAGTGCCGGAGCGGGCATCGGCGCCCTGATCGCGATTTTGTTCTTCCCGGCCACGCCGCTGCTGGTGCCGGGCTTCGCTTTCCTGGGTGCCTTCGCCGGCGTGGGGAGCGTGCTGGCCGCGTCGATGCTCGGAGGCATGCTCGGTTCGCCGCTGCGCATCATCCTGTCGGGCGTGGCGTTGCAGGCGATCTTCTTCTCGGTGATCAGCCTGCTCGTGTTCTTCTTCGCCGAGCGGGCCCCGGCCTTCGTGGCCTTCACGGTAGGATCGCTGGCGTCGGCCGGATGGTACGAGGTGCAGCTCGCGCTCGGGCCCACGCTGGCCGGTCTCGTGCTGGCCGGCCTCATGGTCCGTTGGCTCGACGTGCTCCTGCTCGACGACGATTCGGCGTGGTCGGTCGGTCTGCCGGTCGCCAGGGTGCGGCTGGCGGTGTGCGCCGTCGCCGCGCTGCTGGCGGCTTCGGCGGTCACGATCGCGGGTCTGGTGGGTTTCGTGGGGCTCGTCGTCCCCAACGCCTTCCGAATCGTGATCGGCCCGCACCACGGCCGTCTGCTCCCTCTGGCCGTCCTCGGCGGCGCCTTCCTGATGATGACCGTCGATCTGTCGGCGCGCACGCTCGTGGCGCCGCTCGAGCTTCCCGTCGGATCGCTGCTCGCGTTCCTGGGTGGGCCGACCCTTCTCTACCTGCTCTGGAAGCACCTGGCATGA
- a CDS encoding ABC transporter substrate-binding protein, translated as MNVLVSILLSMAAAGTGSDAAGTVRVATLVPWVHDVAALAPGHVEVVASSRSLRHGVWSGRDRVDLGSPHGPSIEALAGARADVVVYDEAMHARLQPKLDALVSETVATRATTVDATFEALATVGRALGIEEPVDHRIDRIREALDGLHLGGTVSAVTLYASPGAPVVITERTWLGDLLARLGVDNAAAAVSGREGYPGYVTPSEETLATLRADWILLVAHGSGDEALQALRRRMDDETVWRGLRDSVGDRVLVLDQELFGSNPGVRLDEAALWLHARLTEERP; from the coding sequence GTGAACGTTCTCGTGTCGATCCTGTTGTCGATGGCCGCGGCCGGTACCGGTTCCGACGCCGCCGGAACGGTGCGGGTGGCGACCCTGGTCCCCTGGGTCCACGACGTCGCCGCGCTCGCACCCGGGCACGTCGAGGTCGTGGCCTCGAGCCGCAGTCTGCGCCACGGTGTGTGGTCCGGCCGCGATCGCGTCGATCTGGGGAGCCCGCACGGGCCCAGCATCGAGGCCCTGGCCGGCGCCCGCGCCGACGTGGTCGTCTACGACGAGGCCATGCACGCGCGGTTGCAGCCGAAGCTGGACGCCCTGGTGTCGGAGACCGTCGCGACACGGGCGACGACCGTCGACGCCACCTTCGAAGCGCTGGCCACCGTGGGACGTGCGTTGGGGATCGAGGAGCCCGTCGACCACCGCATCGACCGCATCCGCGAGGCGCTCGACGGACTGCACCTCGGGGGCACCGTGTCGGCCGTGACCCTCTACGCCTCGCCCGGCGCACCCGTCGTGATCACCGAGCGCACCTGGTTGGGAGACCTGCTCGCGCGCCTGGGGGTCGACAACGCCGCCGCGGCGGTGAGCGGACGCGAGGGGTATCCGGGCTACGTGACGCCGTCCGAGGAGACCCTGGCCACGCTCCGGGCCGACTGGATCCTGCTCGTCGCCCACGGCAGCGGCGACGAGGCCCTGCAGGCCCTGCGCCGTCGCATGGACGACGAGACCGTCTGGCGTGGCCTGCGCGACAGCGTCGGCGACCGGGTGCTCGTCCTCGACCAGGAACTCTTCGGCTCCAATCCCGGCGTGCGCCTCGACGAGGCGGCCCTCTGGTTGCACGCGCGCCTCACGGAGGAACGGCCCTGA
- a CDS encoding T9SS type A sorting domain-containing protein, with protein MNRWMLLVLLAALIPLDADARTRPNPEGRLVLDAHDAPLPTTAAEPLRRANPVPLADGAVQIGETYYDLQDMGGLGKRIVIGDDGRVHVTWVDDFCELSAAGCPPDLNAPQPFPERTNAHAWRDAGGSWNAGVKVADPSIRGCCVTERFGGFGSMALAPDGRAVVVPHANEDGCDARASMYVQDVVGGTTFTAYLTPITDPSFLFPQVVALADGSFTVLAEVAEFGTYDETEEFRVARLGVEGAGFSCPTGWQFDSWNPVVDDVSVFRDGTPAFPSIAAGDDGRVGIAVSDFGGNVFLYESSDGSFAPGTITVTTITSYTDAAITAPDASSDEYRAFVHSDLVYEGNTPHVVWAELQGRRDAGGVFFVDHRSRIMHWSPGDGISEVYRTAGEADAYGNVDVGGSGPLAGFNTISVDWPQVGSSADGSEVHVVWLRFVDAEVDPTADAGLPGIVTGIGYGDVVHARRLAAGSWSTPENLTNTPTADERFVSLAARNPNDRLHLVFQASTTDEAGVSAIGDRGFAGANVLRRIGYLEIPTGAATDVESAPMGVGALRVHPNPASRTVVFRLEGPASTPREVTVYSVDGRRVQTLRVDAGGTSWNAVAANGRPLASGVYFARVDGDSGPVTRFVIRR; from the coding sequence ATGAACCGCTGGATGCTGCTCGTTCTGCTCGCCGCCCTGATCCCCCTCGACGCCGACGCGCGGACGCGACCGAATCCCGAAGGCCGGTTGGTGCTCGACGCCCACGACGCACCTCTTCCGACGACGGCCGCCGAACCGCTCCGCCGCGCGAATCCCGTTCCCCTCGCCGACGGTGCCGTGCAGATCGGCGAGACCTACTACGACCTGCAGGACATGGGGGGTCTGGGCAAGAGGATCGTGATCGGCGACGACGGGCGGGTCCACGTGACCTGGGTCGACGACTTCTGCGAACTCTCCGCCGCCGGCTGTCCGCCCGATCTGAACGCGCCGCAGCCCTTCCCCGAGCGCACGAACGCCCACGCCTGGCGCGACGCCGGCGGAAGCTGGAACGCCGGGGTGAAGGTGGCGGATCCTTCGATCCGTGGCTGCTGCGTGACGGAACGGTTCGGGGGATTCGGCTCGATGGCCCTGGCGCCGGACGGCCGCGCCGTGGTCGTACCGCACGCCAACGAGGACGGCTGCGACGCCCGCGCGTCCATGTACGTGCAGGACGTCGTCGGGGGCACGACCTTCACCGCCTACCTCACGCCGATCACCGACCCGAGCTTCCTGTTCCCCCAGGTGGTCGCGCTGGCCGACGGTTCCTTCACCGTGCTGGCGGAGGTCGCCGAGTTCGGGACCTACGACGAGACCGAGGAGTTCCGCGTGGCGCGTCTGGGTGTCGAGGGCGCGGGCTTCTCGTGCCCGACGGGTTGGCAGTTCGACAGCTGGAACCCGGTCGTCGACGACGTATCGGTGTTCCGCGACGGGACGCCGGCCTTTCCGTCGATCGCCGCCGGCGACGACGGTCGGGTCGGGATCGCCGTCAGCGACTTCGGCGGCAACGTCTTCCTGTACGAGTCGTCCGACGGCAGCTTCGCGCCCGGCACGATCACGGTCACGACGATCACGTCCTACACCGACGCGGCGATCACCGCACCCGACGCGAGTTCGGACGAGTATCGGGCCTTCGTCCACAGCGATCTCGTGTACGAGGGCAACACCCCGCACGTGGTGTGGGCGGAGCTGCAGGGCCGCCGGGACGCCGGCGGCGTGTTCTTCGTCGACCATCGCAGCCGCATCATGCACTGGAGTCCCGGCGACGGGATCTCGGAGGTGTACCGGACGGCAGGGGAGGCCGACGCCTACGGCAACGTCGACGTGGGCGGCAGCGGCCCGCTGGCGGGATTCAACACCATCTCGGTCGACTGGCCCCAGGTCGGGTCGTCCGCCGACGGCAGCGAGGTCCACGTGGTGTGGTTGCGCTTCGTCGACGCCGAGGTCGACCCGACGGCCGACGCCGGACTGCCCGGGATCGTCACCGGCATCGGCTACGGCGACGTCGTCCACGCGCGTCGGCTCGCGGCGGGGTCGTGGAGCACTCCCGAGAACCTCACGAACACCCCGACCGCCGACGAGCGTTTCGTCTCGCTGGCCGCGCGCAACCCGAACGACCGTCTGCACCTGGTGTTCCAGGCCTCGACCACCGACGAGGCGGGCGTGAGCGCGATCGGCGATCGCGGCTTCGCCGGCGCCAACGTCCTGCGCCGCATCGGATACCTCGAGATCCCCACCGGGGCGGCGACCGACGTCGAGTCCGCCCCGATGGGCGTCGGCGCCCTGCGCGTCCATCCGAATCCCGCTTCGCGGACCGTGGTCTTCCGCCTCGAGGGCCCCGCGTCGACCCCGCGCGAGGTCACCGTCTACAGCGTCGACGGTCGGCGCGTGCAGACCCTGCGCGTCGACGCCGGCGGTACGTCGTGGAACGCGGTGGCGGCCAACGGCCGTCCGCTCGCCAGCGGCGTCTACTTCGCCCGTGTCGACGGAGACTCCGGCCCGGTCACCCGATTCGTGATCAGGCGGTAG